The Streptomyces nitrosporeus genome includes a window with the following:
- a CDS encoding RelA/SpoT family protein: MSAEATDPGAPPRKRSRPRIDLRRLGRVAVLGPVARDRLPDAIGHVAEAHRAHHPDADLSVLHKAYVLAESSHRGQTRKSGEPYITHPLAVTLILAELGAETTTLTASLLHDTVEDTEVTLDQVRERFGDEVAYLVDGVTKLEKVDYGAAAEPETFRKMLVATGNDVRVMSIKLADRLHNMRTLGVMRPEKQARIAKVTRDVLIPLAERLGVQALKTELEDLVFAILHPAEYEGTRALIAAAGGGRDPLAEIAEAVGTTLREAGIGAEVLIRPRHFVSVHRVRGKRGDLRGTDFGRLLVLVGEDADCYAVLGELHTCFTPVVSEFKDFIAAPKFNLYQSLHTAVVGPEGAVAEVLIRTHRMHKVAEAGVVALGNPYAHDGGAPAQAEPADGERADPTRPGWLSRLLTWQESATDPDTFWTTLRDDLAQNREITVFGPDGTTLPLPAGASCVDAAYARYGEAAHGCIGAHVNGRLVTLSTVLNDGDTVRPLLAQDASSGPSPQWLDHARTPAARIAIAGWLETHPDGAPGSPGSGPAGPGRRGRPPEGPAAGHPRGPGRAVGVRVDIPGAPVRLAGCCTPVPPDAITGFAVRGGAVTVHRRECAAVSRMREVSRAAVGARWDDAADRDGAADFRVTLVAESFGRPRLLADLTEAIATADAAIVSATVEPPSEQRVRHTYTVQLPDAARLPGLMRAMRDVPGVYDVSRAQRPAPTG; encoded by the coding sequence ATGAGCGCAGAGGCCACCGACCCAGGTGCTCCCCCCCGCAAGCGCAGCCGCCCGCGGATCGATCTGCGCAGGCTCGGCAGGGTCGCCGTGCTCGGCCCGGTGGCCCGCGACCGCCTGCCCGACGCCATCGGACACGTGGCGGAGGCCCACCGGGCGCACCATCCGGACGCGGACCTGTCGGTCCTGCACAAGGCCTACGTCCTCGCCGAGTCCTCCCACCGCGGCCAGACACGCAAGAGCGGCGAGCCCTACATCACCCACCCGCTCGCCGTGACCCTGATCCTGGCCGAACTCGGCGCCGAGACCACGACTCTGACGGCCTCCCTCCTCCACGACACCGTGGAGGACACCGAGGTGACGCTGGATCAGGTCCGGGAGCGGTTCGGCGACGAGGTCGCCTATCTGGTCGACGGGGTCACCAAACTGGAGAAGGTCGACTACGGCGCCGCCGCCGAACCCGAGACCTTCCGCAAGATGCTCGTCGCCACCGGCAACGACGTACGCGTCATGTCCATCAAGCTGGCCGACCGGCTGCACAACATGCGCACCCTCGGTGTCATGAGGCCCGAGAAGCAGGCCAGGATCGCCAAGGTCACCCGGGACGTCCTCATCCCGCTCGCCGAACGCCTGGGCGTGCAGGCGCTCAAGACCGAGCTGGAGGACCTGGTCTTCGCCATCCTCCATCCGGCGGAGTACGAGGGCACCCGTGCGCTGATCGCCGCGGCGGGCGGCGGGCGGGACCCGCTCGCCGAGATCGCGGAGGCCGTCGGGACCACCCTGCGCGAGGCCGGGATCGGTGCCGAAGTCCTCATCAGGCCGCGCCACTTCGTCTCCGTCCACCGGGTGCGCGGCAAACGCGGCGACCTGCGCGGGACCGACTTCGGGCGGCTGCTGGTCCTGGTCGGGGAGGACGCCGACTGCTACGCGGTGCTGGGTGAACTGCACACCTGCTTCACCCCGGTCGTCTCCGAGTTCAAGGATTTCATCGCCGCCCCGAAGTTCAACCTCTACCAGTCCCTGCACACCGCGGTCGTCGGACCCGAGGGCGCCGTCGCCGAAGTCCTCATCCGCACGCACCGGATGCACAAGGTCGCCGAAGCCGGAGTCGTCGCGCTCGGAAACCCCTACGCCCACGACGGCGGCGCGCCCGCCCAGGCCGAACCCGCCGACGGCGAGCGGGCCGACCCGACCCGGCCGGGCTGGCTCTCACGCCTCCTCACCTGGCAGGAGTCCGCCACCGACCCCGACACGTTCTGGACCACCCTGCGCGACGACCTCGCCCAGAACCGGGAGATCACCGTCTTCGGCCCCGACGGGACGACGCTCCCGCTGCCCGCCGGCGCCAGCTGTGTCGACGCGGCGTACGCCCGGTACGGCGAAGCGGCCCACGGCTGTATCGGCGCACACGTCAACGGCCGTCTGGTCACCCTCAGCACCGTCCTGAACGACGGCGACACCGTACGCCCGCTGCTCGCGCAGGACGCGTCCTCCGGGCCCTCGCCGCAGTGGCTCGACCACGCCCGTACCCCCGCCGCCAGGATCGCGATCGCCGGATGGCTCGAAACCCACCCGGACGGCGCCCCCGGCTCCCCGGGCAGCGGCCCCGCGGGGCCCGGCAGACGGGGGAGGCCCCCGGAGGGCCCGGCGGCCGGCCACCCGCGCGGCCCGGGGCGCGCGGTGGGAGTCCGTGTCGACATCCCGGGCGCGCCGGTCAGGCTCGCCGGCTGCTGCACGCCCGTGCCGCCCGACGCGATCACCGGCTTCGCCGTGCGCGGCGGGGCCGTCACCGTGCACCGCCGGGAATGCGCGGCCGTCTCGCGGATGCGGGAGGTCAGCAGGGCGGCCGTCGGGGCACGCTGGGACGACGCCGCGGACCGGGACGGAGCCGCCGACTTCCGGGTCACCCTGGTCGCCGAGTCGTTCGGACGCCCCCGGCTGCTCGCCGACCTCACCGAGGCCATCGCCACCGCCGACGCGGCCATCGTCTCGGCCACCGTGGAACCGCCGAGCGAGCAGCGGGTCCGGCACACCTACACCGTCCAACTCCCCGACGCCGCACGGCTGCCCGGCCTGATGAGAGCGATGCGCGACGTGCCGGGCGTGTACGACGTCAGCCGCGCCCAGCGACCCGCCCCGACGGGCTGA
- the dapF gene encoding diaminopimelate epimerase yields MSTAQIAFLKGHGTENDFVIVPDPDNTVDLPASAVARLCDRRAGIGGDGLLHVVRSAAHPDARHMADTAEWFMDYRNADGSVAEMCGNGVRVFARYLQRAGLAGDGGLAVATRGGVKRVRLSGDGDVTVSMGRAALLDEGVRVTVDGRAWDARNVSMGNPHAVAFVDDLAHAGDLRSVPRFSPESVYPDGVNIEFVVDRGPRHVAMRVHERGSGETRSCGTGACAVAVAAARRDGADPALTGEPVTYTVDLPGGTLVITEHPDGAVEMTGPAVIVAEGVADMDRIETMAG; encoded by the coding sequence GTGAGCACCGCACAGATCGCCTTCCTCAAGGGCCACGGCACCGAGAACGACTTCGTGATCGTTCCCGACCCCGACAACACCGTGGACCTGCCGGCCTCCGCCGTCGCCCGGCTCTGCGACCGGCGGGCGGGCATCGGCGGCGACGGCCTGCTGCACGTCGTGCGGTCCGCCGCCCACCCGGACGCCCGGCACATGGCGGACACGGCCGAGTGGTTCATGGACTACCGCAACGCCGACGGCTCGGTCGCCGAGATGTGCGGCAACGGCGTGCGCGTCTTCGCCCGTTACCTCCAGCGCGCCGGCCTCGCCGGGGACGGCGGCCTGGCCGTCGCGACCCGGGGCGGCGTCAAGCGGGTGCGCCTCTCCGGGGACGGCGACGTCACCGTTTCCATGGGGCGCGCCGCGCTCCTGGACGAAGGGGTGCGCGTGACCGTGGACGGCCGCGCCTGGGACGCCCGCAACGTCAGCATGGGCAACCCGCACGCCGTCGCGTTCGTGGACGACCTGGCGCACGCCGGGGACCTGCGGTCCGTACCGCGGTTCAGCCCGGAGTCCGTCTACCCGGACGGGGTCAACATCGAGTTCGTGGTGGACCGGGGACCCCGTCACGTCGCGATGCGCGTCCACGAGCGCGGCTCCGGCGAGACCCGCTCCTGCGGTACCGGCGCCTGCGCCGTGGCCGTCGCCGCCGCCCGCCGTGACGGCGCGGACCCCGCGCTGACCGGGGAGCCGGTCACATACACCGTGGACCTCCCCGGGGGCACGCTGGTGATCACCGAACACCCGGACGGCGCCGTCGAGATGACGGGCCCCGCGGTGATCGTCGCCGAGGGCGTGGCCGACATGGACCGGATCGAAACGATGGCCGGATAG
- a CDS encoding antitoxin, with protein sequence MGFLDSLKAKLDPARDKVGDLAQQHGSKIDQGLDKAARTVDQRTKGKYSDRIVSGTQKAKDAIDRLGQKKDGGSPPAA encoded by the coding sequence ATGGGTTTCCTGGACAGCCTGAAGGCCAAGCTGGACCCGGCCAGGGACAAGGTCGGTGACCTCGCGCAGCAGCACGGGTCCAAGATCGACCAGGGTCTCGACAAGGCCGCGCGCACGGTCGATCAGCGGACCAAGGGCAAATACAGCGACAGGATCGTGTCCGGCACCCAGAAGGCCAAGGACGCGATCGACCGCCTGGGGCAGAAGAAGGACGGCGGGTCTCCCCCGGCCGCCTGA
- the miaB gene encoding tRNA (N6-isopentenyl adenosine(37)-C2)-methylthiotransferase MiaB, whose amino-acid sequence MTSGNRSEAVDVQKSYEVRTYGCQMNVHDSERLSGLLEDAGYVRAPEGSDGDADVVVFNTCAVRENADNKLYGNLGRLAPMKTKRPGMQIAVGGCLAQKDRDTIVQRAPWVDVVFGTHNIGKLPVLLERARVQEEAQVEIAESLEAFPSTLPTRRESAYAAWVSISVGCNNTCTFCIVPALRGKEKDRRTGDILAEVEALVAEGVSEITLLGQNVNAYGSDIGDREAFSKLLRACGAVEGLERVRFTSPHPRDFTDDVIAAMAETPNVMPQLHMPLQSGSDRILRAMRRSYRQERFLGIIEKVRAAMPDAAISTDIIVGFPGETEEDFEQTMHTVREARFANAFTFQYSKRPGTPAAGMEGQIPKEVVQERYMRLSALQEAISWEENKKQVGRTLDVMVAEGEGRKDGATHRLSGRAPDNRLVHFTKPAQDARPGDVVTVEVTYAAPHHLLAEGEPAGVRRTRSGDAWEKRAGAAGAKPAGVMLGLPGIGAPAPLPAAAAPGCGCD is encoded by the coding sequence ATGACCAGCGGCAACCGGAGCGAAGCAGTGGACGTCCAGAAGAGCTACGAAGTGCGCACCTACGGGTGCCAGATGAACGTCCACGACTCCGAACGCTTGTCGGGGCTGCTGGAGGACGCCGGATACGTCCGCGCCCCCGAGGGCTCCGACGGCGACGCCGACGTCGTCGTCTTCAACACCTGCGCCGTACGCGAGAACGCCGACAACAAGCTGTACGGCAACCTCGGACGGCTCGCCCCGATGAAGACGAAGCGCCCCGGGATGCAGATCGCCGTCGGCGGCTGCCTGGCGCAGAAGGACCGCGACACCATCGTCCAGCGCGCCCCCTGGGTCGACGTCGTCTTCGGCACCCACAACATCGGCAAGCTGCCGGTGCTCCTGGAGCGCGCCCGGGTCCAGGAGGAGGCGCAGGTCGAGATCGCCGAGTCCCTGGAGGCATTCCCCTCCACGCTGCCGACCCGCCGCGAGTCCGCGTACGCGGCGTGGGTCTCGATCTCGGTGGGCTGCAACAACACCTGCACCTTCTGCATCGTCCCGGCGCTGCGCGGCAAGGAGAAGGACCGGCGCACCGGCGACATCCTCGCCGAGGTCGAGGCCCTCGTCGCCGAGGGTGTCAGCGAGATCACACTCCTCGGCCAGAACGTGAACGCCTACGGGTCGGACATCGGCGACCGCGAGGCATTCTCGAAGCTGCTGCGCGCCTGCGGCGCCGTCGAGGGCCTGGAGCGGGTCCGCTTCACCTCGCCCCACCCGCGCGACTTCACCGACGACGTGATCGCGGCGATGGCCGAGACGCCCAACGTCATGCCCCAGCTCCACATGCCGCTCCAGTCCGGCTCGGACCGGATCCTCAGGGCCATGCGCCGCTCCTACCGACAGGAACGCTTCCTCGGGATCATCGAGAAGGTGCGGGCGGCCATGCCCGACGCCGCCATCTCCACCGACATCATCGTCGGCTTCCCCGGGGAGACCGAGGAGGACTTCGAGCAGACGATGCACACGGTGCGTGAGGCGCGGTTCGCCAACGCCTTCACCTTCCAGTACTCCAAGCGCCCCGGGACACCGGCGGCCGGCATGGAGGGGCAGATCCCCAAGGAGGTCGTCCAGGAGCGCTACATGCGCCTGTCCGCCCTCCAGGAGGCGATCTCCTGGGAGGAGAACAAGAAGCAGGTCGGCCGCACCCTGGACGTCATGGTCGCCGAGGGCGAGGGACGCAAGGACGGCGCCACCCACCGCCTCTCCGGGCGCGCCCCGGACAACCGCCTGGTCCACTTCACCAAGCCCGCCCAGGACGCGCGCCCCGGCGACGTGGTGACCGTCGAGGTCACCTACGCCGCCCCGCACCACCTGCTCGCCGAGGGCGAGCCGGCGGGAGTGCGCCGCACCCGGTCGGGCGACGCCTGGGAGAAGCGCGCCGGGGCCGCCGGGGCCAAGCCCGCCGGAGTGATGCTGGGCCTCCCCGGCATCGGGGCCCCGGCGCCGCTGCCCGCCGCGGCCGCCCCGGGGTGCGGCTGCGACTGA
- the miaA gene encoding tRNA (adenosine(37)-N6)-dimethylallyltransferase MiaA, with translation MSTPAPAPRVITVVGPTAAGKSDLGVFLAQRLGGEVVNADSMQLYRGMDIGTAKLTPAERGDVPHHLLDIWDVTEAASVAEYQRRARAEIDRLLAEGRTPILVGGSGLYVKGAVDALDFPGTDPEVRARLEQELALGGPGALHARLAEVDPPAARAILAGNGRRIVRALEVIEITGKPFTANLPGEKPVYDAVQIGVDVGRPELDARISARVDRMWEAGLVDEVRRLEALGLREGRTASRALGYQQVLAALAGECTEQEARAETVRATKRFARRQDSWFRRDPRVRWLDGGEDRRRELPELAMTLVERAVTA, from the coding sequence GTGAGCACACCAGCCCCCGCCCCGCGCGTCATCACCGTCGTCGGCCCCACCGCAGCCGGGAAGTCCGACCTCGGGGTGTTCCTCGCCCAGCGGCTCGGCGGGGAAGTGGTCAACGCGGACTCCATGCAGCTCTACCGCGGCATGGACATCGGCACGGCCAAACTGACACCGGCCGAGCGCGGGGACGTCCCGCACCATCTGCTGGACATCTGGGACGTCACCGAGGCCGCCAGCGTCGCCGAGTACCAGAGACGGGCACGCGCCGAGATCGACCGGCTGCTCGCCGAGGGCCGCACGCCGATCCTCGTGGGCGGTTCCGGGCTCTACGTGAAGGGCGCCGTCGACGCCCTCGATTTCCCCGGTACCGACCCGGAGGTGCGCGCCCGGCTCGAACAGGAACTGGCCCTCGGCGGCCCCGGCGCCCTGCACGCGCGGCTGGCGGAGGTGGACCCGCCCGCGGCCCGCGCCATCCTGGCCGGCAACGGGCGGCGGATCGTCCGCGCGCTGGAGGTCATCGAGATCACCGGCAAGCCCTTCACCGCCAACCTGCCGGGCGAGAAGCCGGTGTACGACGCCGTGCAGATCGGGGTGGACGTCGGGCGTCCCGAACTGGACGCCCGGATCAGCGCCCGGGTGGACCGGATGTGGGAGGCCGGGCTGGTGGACGAGGTGCGCAGGCTGGAGGCCCTGGGCCTGCGGGAGGGGCGGACCGCGTCCCGGGCGCTCGGCTACCAGCAGGTCCTCGCCGCGCTGGCGGGGGAGTGCACCGAACAGGAGGCGCGCGCCGAAACCGTGCGCGCCACCAAACGCTTCGCGCGCCGTCAGGATTCCTGGTTCCGCCGCGACCCGCGCGTGCGGTGGCTGGACGGCGGTGAGGACCGGCGCCGGGAACTCCCGGAGCTGGCCATGACGTTGGTCGAACGAGCGGTTACAGCCTGA
- a CDS encoding M1 family metallopeptidase translates to MPHTSRRLRAALLATASAALVAATLPAPEPLGIGDRLFPHLGNPGYDVLAYDISLTYHGSSTRPLDAVTRIDARTTAPLDRINLDFSQGTVQGVEVDGRDSEFATAGEDLVIRAPDRLPAGASVRITVRHTSDPTGDPARGGWVRTSDGLAMANQADAAHRVFPGNDHPADKARFTFRVTAPEDLTVVAGGLPAGRERHGRTTTWTYRTTHPMATELAQVSIGRSTVVHRAGPGGLPLRDVVPAADRKELEHWLARTPRQMEWMQEQAGPYPFETYGLLVADTETGFELETQTLSLFERSLFTEPGLPAWYIESIMVHELAHQWFGNSVSPRTWSDLWLSEGHATWYEARYAEEHADKPLEQRMRQAYARSDAWRAAGGPPARPDVPSPDHKISLFRPVVYDGSALVLYALRGEIGERAFGRLEKAWPRIHRNGSATTSDFTRLASRYAGRDLTAFFDGWLYGEKTPPMPGHPDWRSETPRAAAEPQAGPHAPKPA, encoded by the coding sequence ATGCCGCACACCTCCCGCCGACTGCGTGCCGCCCTGCTGGCCACCGCGTCGGCCGCCCTCGTCGCCGCGACCCTGCCCGCCCCCGAACCGCTCGGTATCGGCGACCGGCTCTTCCCCCACCTCGGGAACCCGGGGTACGACGTCCTCGCGTACGACATCTCGCTCACCTACCACGGCAGCAGCACCCGCCCCCTCGACGCCGTCACGCGGATCGACGCGCGCACCACCGCCCCCCTGGACCGCATCAACCTCGACTTCTCGCAGGGCACCGTCCAGGGCGTCGAAGTCGACGGCCGGGACAGCGAGTTCGCCACCGCCGGGGAGGACCTCGTCATCAGGGCCCCGGACCGGCTGCCGGCCGGAGCGTCGGTACGCATCACCGTCCGGCACACCAGCGACCCCACGGGGGACCCGGCCCGCGGCGGCTGGGTCCGCACCTCGGACGGCCTCGCCATGGCCAACCAGGCGGACGCCGCGCACCGGGTCTTCCCCGGCAACGACCACCCCGCCGACAAGGCCCGCTTCACCTTCCGGGTCACCGCGCCCGAGGACCTCACGGTCGTCGCGGGCGGACTGCCCGCCGGACGGGAACGGCACGGGAGGACCACCACCTGGACCTACCGCACCACGCATCCCATGGCCACCGAACTGGCCCAGGTCTCCATCGGCCGCTCCACCGTCGTGCACCGCGCCGGACCGGGCGGGCTGCCGCTGCGCGACGTGGTGCCGGCGGCAGACCGGAAGGAACTGGAGCACTGGCTGGCCAGGACACCGCGGCAGATGGAGTGGATGCAGGAGCAGGCCGGCCCCTACCCGTTCGAGACGTACGGCCTGCTGGTCGCGGACACCGAGACCGGCTTCGAGCTGGAGACCCAGACCCTCTCGCTCTTCGAACGCTCCCTGTTCACCGAACCGGGGCTCCCCGCCTGGTACATCGAGTCGATCATGGTGCACGAGCTCGCCCACCAGTGGTTCGGCAACAGCGTCTCCCCCCGGACCTGGTCCGACCTCTGGCTGAGCGAAGGGCACGCCACCTGGTACGAGGCCCGGTACGCCGAGGAGCACGCGGACAAGCCGCTCGAACAGCGCATGCGCCAGGCGTACGCCCGGTCCGACGCCTGGCGTGCGGCGGGCGGCCCGCCGGCCCGCCCGGACGTCCCCTCCCCGGACCACAAGATCAGCCTCTTCCGGCCCGTGGTGTACGACGGCAGCGCCCTCGTCCTCTACGCACTGCGCGGGGAGATCGGCGAGCGGGCCTTCGGCCGCCTGGAGAAGGCATGGCCCCGGATCCACCGGAACGGGTCCGCGACGACCTCCGACTTCACCCGGCTCGCCTCCCGGTACGCCGGGCGGGACCTGACGGCCTTCTTCGACGGCTGGCTGTACGGGGAGAAGACCCCGCCCATGCCGGGCCACCCCGACTGGCGGAGCGAGACCCCCCGGGCGGCCGCGGAGCCGCAGGCGGGCCCGCACGCCCCGAAACCTGCGTGA
- a CDS encoding TAXI family TRAP transporter solute-binding subunit has product MLPALSRPARRRAAQGGAAAALVLGLLLWWVLPLGEPEPSGSLTFSTGVPSGVYQRYGQRLEGALAKDMPKVSIQLRTSEGSQENLERVATGEADFTIATADAVATYLQSGRPGGARLRGCVRLYDDYIQLVVPKDSGVREVADLRGKRVGVGQKGSGVLLVADRLMKAAGIDPVADIRPVEAGIDTMPQRLADGELDAFFWSGGLPTGAVEDLSQRFAVRLVPLADELVGKLQAAGGSTRHYRSAVMPADAYHHAQQGQAVRTVAVANLLITTDRTDPLMTEAFTRTVIDSRDRIGREVHAAQLVDLRTAIYTDPLPLHEGARRYYRSAKP; this is encoded by the coding sequence ATGCTGCCCGCGCTGTCCCGTCCGGCCCGCCGGCGCGCCGCCCAGGGGGGCGCCGCGGCGGCTCTCGTGCTCGGGCTGCTGCTGTGGTGGGTGCTCCCGCTCGGGGAGCCCGAGCCGAGCGGCTCCCTCACCTTCTCCACCGGGGTGCCGAGCGGGGTGTACCAGCGGTACGGGCAGCGGCTCGAAGGAGCGCTGGCCAAGGACATGCCGAAGGTGTCCATACAGCTGCGGACCAGCGAGGGCTCGCAGGAGAACCTCGAACGGGTGGCGACCGGTGAGGCCGACTTCACCATCGCCACCGCCGACGCCGTGGCGACCTATCTGCAGAGCGGCCGGCCCGGCGGCGCGCGCCTGCGCGGCTGCGTGCGCCTGTACGACGACTACATACAGCTGGTCGTGCCGAAGGACTCCGGCGTCCGGGAGGTCGCCGACCTGCGGGGGAAGCGGGTCGGGGTCGGCCAGAAGGGTTCGGGGGTCCTGCTCGTCGCGGACCGGCTGATGAAGGCGGCGGGCATCGATCCGGTGGCGGACATCCGCCCGGTCGAGGCGGGCATCGACACGATGCCCCAGCGGCTGGCGGACGGGGAGCTGGACGCCTTCTTCTGGTCCGGGGGGCTGCCGACCGGTGCGGTGGAGGACCTCTCGCAGCGGTTCGCCGTGCGTCTGGTGCCGCTGGCCGACGAGCTGGTCGGCAAGCTCCAGGCGGCCGGCGGATCGACGCGCCACTACCGTTCGGCCGTGATGCCGGCGGACGCCTACCACCACGCCCAGCAGGGGCAGGCGGTGCGTACGGTGGCCGTCGCCAACCTGCTGATCACCACCGACCGCACCGATCCGCTGATGACCGAGGCGTTCACCCGGACCGTGATCGACAGCCGTGACCGCATCGGGCGCGAGGTGCACGCGGCACAGCTGGTGGACCTGCGTACGGCCATCTACACCGATCCGCTGCCGCTGCACGAAGGGGCCAGGCGCTACTACCGCTCGGCCAAGCCCTGA
- the hflX gene encoding GTPase HflX codes for MTSSSSLPQDAQHVQSATDPASESLTEGLRADALMEEDVAWSHEIDTERDGDQFDRSERAALRRVAGLSTELEDVTEVEYRQLRLERVVLVGVWTSGTAEDARNSLAELAALAETAGALVLDAVFQRRDKPDPATYIGSGKALELRDIVLESGADTVVCDGELSPGQLIHLEDVVKVKVVDRTALILDIFAQHAKSREGKAQVSLAQMQYMLPRLRGWGQSLSRQMGGGGSSGGGGMATRGPGETKIETDRRRIREKMAKMRREIAEMKTGREIKRQERKRNKVPSVAIAGYTNAGKSSLLNRLTGAGVLVENALFATLDPTVRRAETPSGRVYTLADTVGFVRHLPHHLVEAFRSTMEEVGEADLILHVVDGAHPVPEEQLAAVREVIRDVGAVDVPEIVVVNKADAADPLVLQRLLRNEKHAIAVSARTGAGIDELLALIDDELPRPSVEIEALVPYTQGALVSRVHAEGEVVSEEHTPEGTLLKARVHEELGAELSVFVPAAH; via the coding sequence ATGACCTCCTCTTCTTCCCTTCCCCAGGACGCGCAGCACGTGCAGAGCGCCACGGACCCCGCGTCCGAAAGCCTCACCGAGGGCCTCCGGGCCGACGCCCTGATGGAAGAGGACGTCGCCTGGAGCCACGAAATCGACACGGAGCGGGACGGCGACCAGTTCGACCGCTCCGAACGCGCGGCGCTGCGCCGCGTGGCCGGGCTCTCCACCGAGCTCGAGGACGTCACCGAGGTCGAGTACCGCCAGCTGCGCCTGGAGCGCGTGGTGCTGGTGGGCGTCTGGACCTCCGGGACGGCCGAGGACGCGCGGAACTCCCTCGCCGAGCTGGCGGCCCTGGCGGAGACGGCCGGCGCACTCGTGCTCGACGCCGTCTTCCAGCGGCGCGACAAGCCCGACCCCGCCACCTACATCGGCTCCGGCAAGGCCCTGGAGCTCCGGGACATCGTGCTGGAGTCGGGGGCCGACACCGTCGTCTGCGACGGTGAGCTGAGCCCCGGCCAGCTGATCCACCTCGAAGACGTCGTCAAGGTCAAGGTGGTCGACCGGACCGCGCTGATCCTCGACATCTTCGCCCAGCACGCCAAGTCCCGGGAGGGCAAGGCGCAGGTCTCGCTCGCGCAGATGCAGTACATGCTGCCGAGGCTGCGGGGCTGGGGCCAGTCGCTCTCGCGTCAGATGGGCGGCGGCGGTTCCAGCGGCGGCGGTGGCATGGCCACGCGTGGTCCCGGTGAGACCAAGATCGAGACGGACCGGCGCAGGATCCGCGAGAAGATGGCGAAGATGCGCCGGGAGATCGCGGAGATGAAGACCGGGCGCGAGATCAAGCGCCAGGAGCGCAAGCGCAACAAGGTGCCCTCGGTGGCCATCGCCGGATACACCAACGCCGGCAAGTCCTCGCTCCTCAACCGGCTCACCGGCGCGGGCGTGCTGGTGGAGAACGCCCTGTTCGCCACCCTCGACCCGACCGTGCGCCGGGCCGAGACGCCGAGCGGCCGCGTCTACACCCTGGCCGACACCGTCGGCTTCGTGCGCCATCTCCCGCACCACCTCGTGGAGGCGTTCCGCTCCACCATGGAGGAGGTCGGCGAGGCCGACCTGATCCTGCACGTGGTGGACGGTGCCCACCCGGTGCCGGAGGAGCAGCTCGCCGCCGTGCGCGAGGTGATCCGGGACGTCGGCGCCGTCGACGTCCCCGAGATCGTCGTCGTCAACAAGGCGGACGCGGCGGACCCGCTGGTGCTCCAGCGGCTCCTGCGCAACGAGAAGCACGCGATTGCGGTGTCGGCGCGTACCGGCGCGGGGATCGACGAACTGCTCGCGCTGATCGACGACGAGCTGCCCCGCCCGTCCGTCGAGATCGAGGCCCTGGTGCCGTACACGCAGGGCGCCCTCGTTTCCCGGGTGCACGCCGAGGGCGAGGTGGTCTCCGAGGAGCACACCCCGGAGGGCACCCTGCTCAAGGCCCGGGTGCACGAGGAACTCGGCGCGGAGCTCTCGGTCTTCGTACCGGCGGCGCACTGA
- a CDS encoding class III extradiol dioxygenase subunit B-like domain-containing protein produces MLVAAAVCPCPPLLVPQVAAGAAPELDAARDACTDAVGVLAAARPDLLIVAGPAGPDGRGPFPAGSPGSFAGFGVGLTVRLGEGAPGTAAARPRPLPASLAVGAWLLEHTGWNGAPVEGLGIEESLAPGDCARAGRELGARADRVAMLVMGDGSACRTVKSPGYLHPRALDFDAEAARALGAADLPALAALDAASAREVKAAGRAPWQVLAGAAEGAGLGGRLLHEDAPYGVGYLVAAWS; encoded by the coding sequence ATGCTTGTCGCCGCCGCCGTCTGCCCCTGCCCGCCGCTCCTGGTGCCCCAGGTGGCCGCCGGAGCCGCCCCCGAACTCGACGCCGCGCGTGACGCGTGCACCGACGCGGTGGGGGTGCTGGCCGCGGCGCGGCCCGACCTGCTGATCGTGGCCGGGCCCGCGGGCCCGGACGGGCGCGGCCCGTTCCCGGCCGGGTCGCCCGGCTCGTTCGCCGGGTTCGGTGTCGGGCTGACCGTACGGCTGGGCGAAGGCGCTCCCGGCACAGCGGCCGCCCGGCCCCGGCCGCTCCCGGCGTCCCTGGCCGTCGGCGCCTGGCTGCTGGAGCACACCGGGTGGAACGGCGCCCCGGTGGAGGGCCTCGGGATCGAGGAGTCGCTGGCCCCCGGCGACTGCGCCCGGGCCGGGCGGGAGCTGGGGGCGCGGGCGGACCGGGTGGCCATGCTGGTGATGGGGGACGGAAGCGCCTGCCGCACGGTCAAGTCGCCCGGCTACCTCCACCCGCGGGCGCTGGATTTCGACGCGGAGGCGGCCCGCGCCCTGGGCGCCGCAGACCTCCCGGCGCTGGCCGCGCTGGACGCGGCCTCGGCCCGGGAGGTCAAGGCCGCGGGCCGTGCGCCCTGGCAGGTGCTGGCGGGCGCGGCCGAGGGGGCCGGGCTCGGCGGACGGCTGCTCCACGAGGACGCCCCCTACGGCGTGGGATACCTCGTCGCGGCCTGGTCCTGA